ATTACCTTTGCTTAACCATTTCGGCCTCTCCTTCATCCCTAGCTATTGGGGAGTTTAGGAAATGACGACTGCTGCGGCACCAGAAACGTGACATAAGCAAAATGGTGACGTGATTTTAGGTACTGTAGCCACTCATGGGTTGTCTTCAGTATTTCTTGTTCACGTTGTACGATATAGGTGAAAATTCTATAACAGGATTGGTAGGAATGGTTTGAGAGGGAAAAAAACAACGAATGATTCACCGTTGAATTTTACGTTGCtcatttggttatttcacgttctTGTCTTTCGTCGAGTACAAAAATAAATGTACTAATATGCGTGCCAAACGTTCAACAACCCATCGTTCCTCTTTAAACCAAGAATGTTGCTTTCTAGCGTTTCTAATGCCGTAGCCCGGCGTCTTGGTTTTTAAACtgattgttttcttttgccGTTTTCAGAACACAATATTTCAAGACCCCGTCACAGTGTTTAGTGAGAAGGAGGTTGAAGAAATGGGACTTAAATATTATAATGCAGACGTTCACAAAAGTGCGTTTGTTTTGCCACAATTCGTAAGAAAGGTAATTAAGATAATGATAGAGGATGAAGTCCCTTGGTGATTGTTCACACTGTACATGCAGGAAGAATGTTGTATGCTCTAGAAAAGTCCTAGGAGGTAAATCACCTTACAGCAAAAAATGCGTGAGAAATAGGAGGCAGGCGTTTAAGGGAGGGGGCTGGAAGAAAATTctggggtgggggagggggggggggggagacggGGAAACTTATACCATATCATTTATTAACTTAAGCTCGTACTGTTATGTGTCTCGTTTTACaaaatggtaatggtaatgcaTTTATATATTCCATTTTCTATTTActttttcaaatgctctttaCAAACAATCGAAAGCTTCCAACCAATTTGCATGTTCTTGTCCTGGGTGTTTTCTGAATTGAAAACAAGTAGTTAGACCCGGTGGCATTCAGCTCATTTATTTCGCCAATTATGAGCTTCAGTAACCATTGGTGTGCCTAGCAAACATTCCCATTTAAACGAGAAGCTCCGATTTTCCGCTTTGACTGGCGGGGCGAAAGGAACAGTTGCTTTGCACCCCAATTTCCGCACAACCAGAATGCGTAGAAATCTTCGCGCGCTTCACAGGCTATTTCGTACCAAATACAGTCTAACATAACTAAAAGCAAAATTAAGGTAATTcattagtattgcattgcgcatccctactgcgcacgattttcgcgtcagtAGCGCGCGCAAATCCGCGCGCACATGTGCAcctgcgcgtacaaaacgtaagagatttcgctcaaactaaacccgatagcgaaataaatgctccttttctctcaaacgagcacggtgacccccgattttttttttcaggtatttgctaagaacagtctaataaagaacatatttaaagaggaaaaaaagtttgatagtagaacacgatttttgttggaaaacagttccgtactgtgTGTATTTTatccaaggcgaggacttcaagctaaccacggaactgtcccaaaaagtacacaaccagggaatcaaagtcggcgtaaatgaagcattactgatgtaaataaaagaagctttattttcaaaataaaattttgtgtctttgaagtaaccaagacttaattctgtatgaaggtgattcgaatttttaacgcaaaaacagtaaaaataccccattttaagagcctgctgacgcgtaaacaagcacggtgaccccatttttttattgcatttttttaatgttcatatcatgaatgttaattatgccaagtttccaaaaaagtttgatagcagaacaatttcaagggaattaccttaaagcaATCCTTACTGGATATGAACGCGTTAGCGCAACAACTTTCGGTGTTAGCGAACTGACCCGGTTTGCTCGAAGTTTGTTAGCTCTCACCAGCTATAAAGATCACGACCTTTAGATTTTCATACCCCTTAACCAATGGTAACAAGTGATATGCATGAGTCTGGTTCGAGTACTCTGTCCTGGGGCCTGGTACCTGAAAGCtattttcaagctaactaaaatgAAATGACTCAGAACCTCTCCCGTCTTAAGATATAAACGGAGGTTTTGGAACGGGACCCTTGACATCACGAAACGATTGATTGCTTGTAGGTGGCAGGGCTATTCGTTCAAACCTCAATTGCTCActtgtatttttcttatttaatttgtttgtaggAACTTTCATCCTGATCATGGATAAAAGGCGTAGGGATATAGTCTTTGCAACATTTCCGCTTGACTGTATACATACTCGAGTCGGTGTTTTAATTAAACTACACAAAATATCGAGATGACTCATACGGTGAAATCTCGATTTAAGTACCAGGGGAGTGAGAAAATTAGTTAGTTATATCGAGATTTCGTTACATCGAAAACCTCGTTATAACGATTTTTTAGAGCAACAGCAGAAATGTTTCTTACATCGAGGTATAGTTAATTTTTTGCAACCGTATTGTAAGAGTTAAGTTGCTCCATAGAGTACCCAGCTCTGAATTGTGATTTGTTAAGATCTGTGGCTACAATTTTCAATGCACAAAGCTGCGTTGCCCGTTAACTGAACAGTATATGATATTTCAGGCTTTCTCAGGATACGAGTTCTAGTCTGCTTATATAACATACTTAAATAAtcgaaaactattttaaatgcTAGATAAAACGTTTTTGGTCTTTTTTTGACATCATCATTTGTTGTATTTTGATGTTTATTTGTTATATCGAGGTAGATTGTACACTTGGGTCTCCAAATTGTGTTCGTTGTAACGAGCATTTCATTTCATGGAGGTTCGTTATATCGACGTTCTGTTTCACCTTACATTTTGCTTTGACCGGGCTGAGGAATTATATTCATTATATCGAGGACTTAATTGTATAGACGTTTCTTAAATCGACGTTCCACTGTAAGAGGTTTTTCACTTGAACCGTGCGCAAGAACTTTCAAATGTTGTGTAACAACGTCGACatccatgttgtctcgcaggtAGTACGCCCAAACGGTGACTGATCCGTACGCGCACTGTAATTGGTCAATTTGTGGGATGACATTCTGCACTGAGTCTGGCACCCTAAAtttgagttgttttttttttttttttttacttgattcAAAGAACGTCATGGAGAGATGTGATAGATGTTTTACGAACCTTGTTCTCTCAAAAAGTAGCGCCAGTTTTTCAGTTCATTTTATAGCCCAAGTATGAAGCAGATAGACAATAAAATTAACTGGAAGGACGAGGAGTACTAAGTTCGGCCTGGTTTTTGAAAACGAGGTGAGTATTATAGAGGTTCATATGGACGTTCGTACTCTATGTCTATCTATGCAGGCTGTGTTTTCCCTAGATATCGACTTTTCAATAGATATCAATTTTTCTTTCGCTTTCTTACTATTAGTTCGTCCAAAGCACACTTGCTatacaatgaaaacaacataCAGGACACTTTGAAGTTAACCATTTTAATCGTTTACTTTTGGTTGAAGAACGTGTATACGTGATTCACATGcagaaattttattgttgttcaacagtGGAAGATGAGTACCGGTGTCAAATCCTCTGTCATTTACCTATCCCGTCAGTAATATTTACCATATCTCATCCTCAGGCGGTTAAATTGATTGGTTAATCTCTCGGGGGTCTGCTGAGCCATGGGCTCGGGCTCTTGTTTCCTTGGTAACAAGCGCTCCAGTTTGTCAGCCACCTCATTCAATCTCACTCCTCCGCGTTGTAGCTCTTGTGAACCTATTTTGATAAGGAAGCAAGTATAATATAATTACACTCGCTGTGTTCTCAAATCAATGCATGGTTGAGTTGAAGTCGCCAACTGTCTCGTGGTCGTGAATCGTGACTGTTTTAGTGTTCACTCTATAGAATAGCAAGCATACATGTATCCACGTTTTTGCAATGTGAACGTACACGCTTGCCTGTCTCAGAGAGAGATTTAAATTCGGCTTTCTGGCTAACAGCAAATGACAACCTTTTTGCCGTTGGTGTGTCCCTTAATCTCAGTGTTGAGTAAAAATACTTTCCTCAGAGGGTAAGTCCGTGAATCcccgaaaggaaaggaaaggaactttattttaagtgtccagtcgttctagagctgaagcactaattggagacactgcaaactgaaattaacaattatcacAAATCAAGTCTAATGTTGGTTTTttcaggagaggggaaaccggagtacccggagaaaaccttttggtgcagagtagaaaacgaacaaactcaacccacatatgacgcaggATCTGGAATCgaatccgggccacattggtgggaggcgagtgctctcaccactgcgccattcctcTCACAACTGCACCCCTGAGCTACCGTCAAAAAATGTCATTACCAGGGTTAGTGACATTTCAGTCATCTCcattacaataggccattttcgaaatatcaaatattcagcttgatagtggggcagtgaggacaaaaacaatagaaacatgttgaaatgaatgtgaaaaatagttCCATATCATCCGCTTTCATTTGTGTTTGTCCTCAGAAcgtctctttcaagctgaattttaatatatctaaAAAGGCCTATTGCGAAACATGCATCTTTTtgcgttggccgtgtagcacttatattttaaacagaattaactgaagagagtgtagtgtaacgtgaagtgctagatttctatcccatatgaaccatgtgagcgttagcctactgatggaactgggcccacacaaggacagagaaaaactctgaccagggtgggaattgaacccacgaccttcgggttagatctccgccgctctaccgagtgagctacaaggtcagacgggagcaggccgttgGAACTGAAgatggccgtgtagcacttcacgttacactacactcttcAGTTAATGTcgtctcattggttttcgtgaagaacaatgaaaagcgtctctgattggtgcatttatgTTGGCACGAGGAGTGAGCGGGCGTCAtaagttcaaatagccaatCTTTGACTATAAGAACTACACGGCGCATgctctcctacatagagtttcccagagcctcgggttCATGCGCAGTCATAAGAtctgaggctctggtgacgagaatgcttTCATGTGCTAAAAATTTCTCAATAATATAGTTAGGGTTAGATAATTTCAATAGAACAAATATTGCGACTTTCGAGAGGTTAAGCATGAGTTTTACGGccaacgggaaacggcaggTTCTTGCTTATCATAAAAAGCGTGACAATTCTCTAATTTTAtcttgtctcgttcctttgagacGTTGCTTGATACCTGCAGCTAACaaaacagaaatgagctaatttcaagcagggttcttaaatttttggcaaaaccctaatttcactccgacGTTTGCCTAACCTCTCTTTTATCTGAGAGGCTTTCCCTCCAGAAAGTTTTCTTTGAGAACACTTTATACTCGTGCATGGTTTACTTACGGGACTGGCAGATTGTGAATTTCGAATTTTGCGCAATGGACGAagacaatagcccatttccgagttgccgcatgcctcagtttcaaagcgagtcctggtgcatgcacgtattcttatgcaaatcaaactcatttcccttacaatagttgagcaccaagacatgtcacttcgaaaccgagacaaacagaaactcggaaatggctcaTTGTGACAGTGTGTTTTGACAGCGTCTGAAGTTAGTCACCCCCTTTTTGAACTTCGAAATAAAGAAGTAGAGTGAAGTCCATAGCAAGCATGTATTAGTTCGAATAAGCATGGATTTTCGGAGTAACTGTGTTCGAATTAAGCATAGTATAAAGActcaaaaaaagggaaaaaccaAAGGAAATGAACGTTAGTTCCAGGGAATTTGAAATTTCTGAGCTCGAAATAACGGAGTTCAGCAGTAAGTCGATAATTTTTCCTGCGACGCAGATTACGTAGTGGACTCACTTATCTCGTAGACAGCGTTTCTCCAAAGTCCGCCGcatttttcttcttcagattcGGCAGCAGGACACCGCGTGAGACAGTCGTTTTGGTCCTCTGCCAATCCGTAAGCCCTTTTATGTTGCTTTGAACACATGCAGAACTTGGCATCTTGAATGGCTGCATAAGCGTAGTCCCTTGATTGACACTCCCCAGCGCATGACCGCACTCCAAGCTCGTTGCGTTTGATTGGAATCATCTTTTCGAAATCGCTTTCAAGTCCGTCCCGGTAACATCCTTTGTAACGCACATTAACGACTGTGCGCTTCTCATCTACAAAGAACATGATGTGGTCATGATATGAATGGGCAACTTGTTCGCAATCGAGGCAACAAATAATGAAAATGATTATCTTGATATTCAAACCTCAAATGAAAGGGTTCTAGCTTCGAACTCTGGTACTGGCATAAAGGTGATCATCATCGTAATCTGTGTTCACTTTGCTTTTATCTACTCTCTGAAAATCCCTACAACGTGATCACATGTTATTTCCAAAAAAGTGCGTAAGCAGCTTAAGGAAGACTGTTGGGTCTTTTGCATCTGTATGTGATTGGCCTTCGAAACATCGTAGTGCGCAGAAAAAATTGGGGATAGTTTTGTATGATCGTTATAATTTGAAGATTAGAATCATCTTTGTTACTATTTTCATCGCCCTACTTCTCCTTTATTTCGCTAAGcaacagaaaagaaatcaaCTTAATATGGATAGAGGCTCGACGAAAACCTACTGGTTTATTTAGTTCCAAGGCTCAAAGATTTAATCAATTAAAATTGCAATTATGATTATCAGTTTATGATCTATTTATTTGCTAGCCTGCGAGCATGCTCTCTCTCTTCGgtcattctacccccaaccccagtccctcagagggcctgctcgcaggctatttATTTGCTTGTTTCCTACTTTAAATTGTACATTAACTATGAAATGAGCAAATGAAATTCTATTCTATTCTTTTCTATTCGATCGTTCTTATGCAGTACTAACCTCTTTTGCTGTATCCACACGTTTCCTGGCAGAGAAGCTCCGCGAATTCTGTTTCACATTTCTCGGCTTTTCTCAAGTTAAGGCAAATGCCACACTCACCGATCAATAGATCGCCGAAGAACCCTACAAGAAAGTTGCAAACGTGAGCTTGTCGATGTGTAGTTGTGTCGGGAGACATTCTACGTAGATGGTGGGATTTAACCCCCAAGATTTGCACTTTTGGCTACGTAGCCGTCAGAATGCTCACGAGTATCGGTGAGATTTAAATCCCCAGCGGCCTTCGCCTTTCGCATATCTCGTCGTAAGCATGTCAGTAAGAAAAAGAAGGCTATCTCTTTGAAAGAAATATCTATGCCTTGCTATTTTAGCGTTTTGAGCCACGAATGACAGAGGGCGAAGATGAAAGTCTGCATCCGTTTAGAGTGGACTTTAACAGAGGGGTGAATTTTCTTTCGTTCGCGCTCTCAGCTTGGgcatacattttgttttgtggcGATTAGAGTTCTTTTCCTAATTTGTACCATCGTTTTCGCTTTAGCCTGGAAAAGGACCTTTGACTTTAAGTAGGTCCGGCTATTGTGATCCTATTCGTCATTAACATTCTCAAAACTTTTATAAGGCGCTTATAACTTTTGTTAAACTTAACTCATTATTGAAATAGAAGTTGGGACAAAGACTATTCATAATTAATTTTACGGCAATGTTGTTTTAGTTGCATTCAGGGAAAAATGTCCAATTTTAGCCTTAATCACGATTTGGAATTggctttcttcctttcttacTTGCATAATCTACTATATTCATTTTAAGTTTATTTCCGGGGGCGTAGCAACCTTTATGCCAGTAAGCCCAGGCATAATTGGATACATTGCTACAGCATGtcgcacaaaaacaacaatcctGAGTGATTTTAGCAGTTTCatagagaaaacaaagataGTCCAAGATACAATTTAAGTATCAATGGACATGTCTAACTAGCTTGTACACAAATATACCACAAGAAGAGGGAACGAACATAGAAGGCAAGGCATACGAAGTGTTCCACAATTATAACCCACCGATCCCAATACgctttgtcttccaggagattcaagttatctttgcgtaacatgtagctctaatagtacacgatattgttttggtaccgtatatcattatagtgccatggtagatgccttaggtaaatagccccctgagatgACATGTGGTTTCTAGTAAAATGCTAAactcagaaagattgaagaaaatatgagggaatcgaaaaacattggcttcgaggctgacatgttgatcaatttcaagttcccttacaacttcttttacaccacaagtttaagcaagCACTCGGAGCGTCTGACTGCTttctaagacaaaagttcactgacgTTAAGCCCTGTCCGACGGGGTTAGTACTTTGGTGAGAAAcgtcaaaatatacgacttgcggTCAGAAAGataggaccaaaaattctattttaacgctcaaaaatgcgagctaagcaaggtacagattttgttattaGCCcgctttatacaaaacaaatattgatgcaaaagtaaataaatattgatagacagtttttagaaagagcagaaggaagtttttaggaagtgtcgatcgagaataaaatatcaGCAACAAAAATTGCGACATGAAAgcaacttaaattttgaaccgagAATGTAAACGGTtatcatcagcgaaaaacactttcggagatttttgctacggtCAATTTTTCGATTGTAGTTTAGGCTGCACAAgcgtaaatcgcaaaatcaaaagtgacatggaattcagcgggcgccgtgatcaagttaccttgtatgtttactcgccaaacaaaGGATACacctgtgtcaaaatgatggccaGACACcggggttttgtttttgttggttttctttttttttctttcaagtgttatagaAATTGGCAAGAactgtgcgaattcaacacaaagaccACAATCGCCGAACTCGTAAGGCTGatcattgtttctgcaaagtcaaaaatttactctccaatacgaggttatttatcaccaggtaatttcatagttttggaaatagcagctgctctATTATTGATCAGCGTCTCAAATTCTTGCCGAcgttggggctcattttgttgaaactcaagcgcGCTTCCAaaagacttgtttattttcgtgatttatgcacgagctgcgggcctattggcaGCTGACACTAAcacactcttacaacccggcgacatagtgtgtagtgcacttacagtgcactaccacaaacaCGGAAAAGATATATTGATGATATTTTCGTCCTTTGGGACAACGATAAAACAGAAGTGGACCATTTTATAAAACAAGGTAACAAAAATTCCACCCTTCCAACAAATCCACGGCCGTAATATCAGAGAATGAAATCACTTTTCTCGACACAACGGTGTTTAAAGGGGAACGATTCAAAAACGAATCCATCCTAAACTTTAAAACTCATTACAAGCCCACTGAAACCTTTCAAAATACAGACATTTCATGCCACACTCTAGGCTTAAAAAATAGTTTCATTAAAGGTAAGGTAATGAGACTGCTTAGGAATAATTTTCgaaaacaacatttgaagagaGCCATAATGTACCAGTGGTTTTCTTAGTGTTTTACAGACATCCAGCGTTGCATTGACTTCACGAAAAACGTTCTTTTGTAATGGAAATCGTGTTGATATTAAACAAAGAGTCTCTGATACGTGATGACATAAAAAATATGGTTCCTTGTCTGAAAAATCCCTTAACAGCTGTTTAATAAGACTCTTTCTTACTCCTCTGACTTCCACGAAATCTCAAAGTTTGGAACAGGCTTTCAAACCAAAAGTGGCTGGCTACGCCCCTGATTTCAAAACTAAAGCACTTGCCATACATACTAAGTTAAGATATGCATGTCTAAAGAATGAAAACCCATTCACTCTGGTACTTTTTTCCAGTCTCTATTTTCATCACGGTGAGAACATAACTTCTggaattgttttctttatgCTGTACAAAATTAAACGTTTGAAAACGATCAGTATTTGAAATTGCACGTCTCAACCCCCACGCTTTTTAAAATCCTTTCGGCTGTCTCCCTGTTTATCTGCTATCCGCgctaaaatgttttcaaagcaaTGCGTTAACGTTTTTCAAAAGTTCGAGCCTTTGGTGTCCCTGGCAAAAGCCACGATTTCGCGGTTGGCGTTTTTGGGCGTGTTAGTGTGGATCATGAACAAAAACTCTTCATGAAGTGTCTCGCTCCAATCAAAGGCCCCAGTATCTCTCATCTGAGAACGGCGGTGACAGAAGAAGTAGTTTGTTTCAGTTCCTCATACGACCAGCAGGTTACAAGTTTAATTCAACTCCTGATAGACATGGCAGAAACAGTAACACTAGACTATCATCGATTGCTGGCAAGTTTTCGACATATAAGAATATTTGTGACAAACCAGAAATGTTTAACCCCAGAAACGTGATTATGTGTAAAATGTAAAAGGAGAAAGACAATTGGTTTCAGCATTGCCAGTTTTTTCTGACCCAGTGATCTTTTCCTTATTTTATCTTTTCGTCACGCAAAAAGTTACTTAACCGAGAGAACAGAGTGTATGCTGTTAAAACCAATAAACTAAAAGTTGAAAGAAGGCTTTTAACAAGCAGAGTACTTTTTTGCGCATTGACCGACGTTTCAACTCAGTCAATAATATCTAGAGTAATAGTCGGTCCGAAGTCACTGTTTTGATGCCTCAAGGAAAAAAGGTCCATAAAATCGTGTTACAAACATATTACCAAAACCCAATATTTAACTTACTTTCTTCTTCCACTGACAGCGTGCAAACCAAAAGGCccaagaaatgaaataaaaaggaaaacattcctTGTTGTTTTCAGGAGTTGTACAAAGAGCTCCAAAGACAACTTTACATTCAACAAATTCTTCGCTTTGCTTGTTGGTGGCTGCGGTGCtcttaaaaacaaaacacgACGCAATATTGACTGCAAAGAAGAAAAGTAACCTTTTAACGTAGATTGCTGTTTGATGCCAGGCAACAAAgtaatttttcaaagaatttaaaataaagcgGTATATTTGTAGAAAGACTGACACCATCTTTGTTGCTATAACACTCTCTTGTTAATGTAATTTGCAGACACGATGCTTTTAGGGTGAAGTAAATCAATTTAAAAGCATTTTAAATTCTATACGACCCCTTTTGCGAGCACAAAAACTATAAAATTTGAAGTGAGAAACTTAAATCTTTTCTGCAAGATTCAAACGACTGTTTCATTGAGTCTTTGTTCATGTCCTGTCCCAAATgcgatattttattatttgttctttctttcttcttttcttgttcTTTAATTAAGAAAGCTTAAAATTATGAAGTATAATGAAGTGTCTGATGAAATCTTGCGCATGGCCAAACCGATGCCAACAAAGAGCCCTCTGGAAATTTAAGTAAGGACCTGAATCGGGGTTTCGTCATTTTGCGATTTCGCGCAGTAAACGAGGCTTGGCTCTGTCATAGGATAAAACTCTTTTAAAGTTTACTCCGGAAACTTACGACGGTAAGTGTAGATGCAAATGTAAACTAGCCGTAAATTTCAACGTTTATTTCGGCACGAGGCAATTCAGTTACACCGATGGGCCTTCATAAAAGTCAACTTAACTGCCGTACAAACCGTGAAAACCGATTAACCTTaaggcgcgttcgattgaccgtattccggaataggaatacgtggaatagaagttagaaatccttcgtttttacgaagaTTCACATTCAAATTATTAAACACttactaaaatgctattttaagcatatattattatccttgttgcttcaaaagcaccagacataccgttttaaatcaccactcctcttattcttattccggaatacggtcaatcgaacgcacccttagccATCGTGGTTTTACATTAAAGGCCACCTATGCGCATGCCCGAAACTAAAATGTCCGCGCAGGGAACCCAGCTGGGAAACGCGAAGCCCAGCAGCAACAGTCAGGTTAGTTGACCCGTTTGCTATGAAATCGCAAGGACTTGTGAGCTGCGATCGTAGCAAACCAGGCCATCCCGGTAATCTGAccaattaaagtgctactatgacgaaattcgcatctttcctatctaacccatttaaagacataaacatATAGTCTGTACgtgaagaagaatgctgtttactattttcaaatatctttttttgttccagagatattgaAGTTTcaatatatgcaaattagctaagtGATGACTTCATAAACTCAACCGAATTGTGATGATGGAAAAAGATGTCCCAGCCAATTTGAATCAGAAATGCTTGACTCTTCGCAGTAAGATTCTACaagatgtgctccacaatatgagcataccagttttgttaccatggcaacaagcTGGGTTCTGGTCACCTTTGcgttctattttgatatttgccaatggtgcctcatctgcatgatcctgcaagcatataGATACTTTAGGTCGAGTTTTTTGCCTTGCTAAATGTTTTTCTAGTTTatgatcaccaaaaatattgaatcgGGTtgaaggggactggaaaagagtgattGTCATTGGAACCAAGTTCTTTACAGCCGGAGGTATTGCTGGTATAACTATTAGGCTACCCAGTTTCAATAGTCTCcgctgcaaattgaccgagacagctctatttatatacttgattttttattgctttgagtaaatgacgtcatcagtaatctcatttgcaaattttacacatttttcaaacttaactagaccctccgtgagggtagaCTGGTATGCCTCTGGttcgtgcaccgttccagacaatttttttcaagttggggggtcattaagaccatttaaggggtcacccagaagtcataccagcagaggccctttggctcacaggtcctcacacgttcgtacgacgaaacagatccttttctgaggttaaaaacctggctaacggcctattaattaatcatttgtcagaaagaagaaattcctgtcctctttagaaaaaatagacatgcattgcttacgtgtggtagtgaagtaacacagcgatttattccataatcgcaaaatcgaaagtgacatcgccggaattcagcgggcgccgtgatgaagttaccgcggcatgtttactcagtgaagcatctgtgtcaaatgatggcaagatactgggttttcgtaagtttctttttctgtcaagtgttataaagtttgacaataaatgagcgaagtcaaaacaaagatcacaatcgcccaaactcttgaggttgaccccgggattgaccattgtttctgctaagTCAAAAGACAAggtatcaccaggtaattccatcattttggatatagcagctactttattattcatcggcgtcacgattttttgcggattttggggctcattttgttgaaactcaagcacgcttccaacagacctgtttattttcgtgaacctttcctgcttacaaagcaatactaaaaatatcctcccgtatcacatttcaaccttaagctcgaaaattcaatacacaacatgatactataattcacaaaggcagaaaatattacagaatccttttccagcgaaacatttaatttaaacaaacaacataagatgcactaaaacgccgttcgcgttgcaatgactttcgacgccattgctggttaacgtacgagaataacaaactcacgaggcagaatgtatatttaattaagttagcacaataGAAAGACACTAACCTCAtgttgacacgaaaatgctttactttaccataaaaactatccagtaaatatctccggaaccaatgcagatatttccaaacggtaa
Above is a window of Montipora capricornis isolate CH-2021 chromosome 6, ASM3666992v2, whole genome shotgun sequence DNA encoding:
- the LOC138052232 gene encoding uncharacterized protein; its protein translation is MFSFLFHFLGLLVCTLSVEEERFFGDLLIGECGICLNLRKAEKCETEFAELLCQETCGYSKRDEKRTVVNVRYKGCYRDGLESDFEKMIPIKRNELGVRSCAGECQSRDYAYAAIQDAKFCMCSKQHKRAYGLAEDQNDCLTRCPAAESEEEKCGGLWRNAVYEISSQELQRGGVRLNEVADKLERLLPRKQEPEPMAQQTPERLTNQFNRLRMRYGKYY